A genomic stretch from Pomacea canaliculata isolate SZHN2017 linkage group LG2, ASM307304v1, whole genome shotgun sequence includes:
- the LOC112555880 gene encoding LOW QUALITY PROTEIN: uncharacterized protein LOC112555880 (The sequence of the model RefSeq protein was modified relative to this genomic sequence to represent the inferred CDS: deleted 1 base in 1 codon): MSFTEENRKDLEEKGYTVVKNVLTEEECQTYINQYKEWLADNFPSSTFPHVAHSLVQRYQVGHLEPSWRVRLRARDIFAQIWETKRLLSSVDAVAIGRPPEDGEEDFHSENRGWLHVDQSPNRSGLHAFQGAVYLEHADEDDWTFEVIEGSHRYFDEYYEKTNDPRRVGARGHRTLRDEYFDWLTENKCCRKRVPVPRGGMVLWDSRLVHANARPVKGRKNPGRWRWVVIVCMAPASWATKESLKIKRDAYNKLLMTTHWPCDDVGVFPVTLPSYAVKELHPMTELPEVARGDDAKRLMGICLILLLSRWKTLKTKSGSWPSGRSGILAAYLPKLRNQ, translated from the exons ATGTCGTTCACTGAGGAAAACCGCAAGGACTTGGAGGAA AAGGGTTACACGGTCGTGAAGAACGTGCTCACTGAGGAAGAATGTCAGACCTACATCAACCAGTACAAGGAGTGGCTTGCGGACAACTTTCCATCTTCTACTTTTCCTCATGTAGCCCACTCTCTAGTACAACGGTATCAGGTTGGTCACCTGGAACCTTCCTGGCGAGTTCGTCTACGAGCACGTGACATCTTTGCGCAGATTTGGGAGACCAAGCGCCTGTTGTCCAGTGTGGATGCCGTGGCTATAG GCAGGCCACCTGAGGACGGCGAAGAGGACTTTCACAGCGAGAACAGAGGATGGCTGCACGTCGATCAATCACCCAACAGAAGCGGGCTGCATGCGTTTCAAGGAGCCGTGTACCTGGAACACGCAGATGAAGATGACTGGACTTTCGAG gTTATCGAAGGTTCCCACCGTTATTTCGATGAATACTATGAGAAGACGAATGACCCCAGACGCGTTGGTGCAAGGGGTCACAGGACATTGAGAGACGAATATTTTGATTGGCTGACGGAGAATAAGTGCTGTCGCAAGAGAGTTCCGGTTCCAAGAGGAGGCATGGTTCTCTGGGATTCGCGCCTGGTGCATGCTAATGCTCGTCCTgtcaaaggaaggaaaaatcCTGGAAG ATGGCGCTGGGTGGTGATAGTCTGCATGGCACCAGCGTCGTGGGCCACAAAAGAATCCCTGAAGATCAAGCGAGATGCATACAACAAGCTGCTGATGACCACACACTGGCCCTGTGACGATGTGGGTGTCTTCCCGGTCACCCTCCCGTCCTATGCCGTGAAGGAGTTGCACCCCATGACAGAATTACCGGAAGTTGCGCGAGGTGACGACGCCAAGCGCTTGATGGGCATCTGCCTTATCCTCCTCCTGAGCAGGTGGAAGACATTGAAAACGAAAAGCGGATCCTGGCCCAGCGGCCGAAGTGGAATTCTCGCTGCATACCTTCCGAAATTGAGAAACCAGTGA